DNA from Onychomys torridus chromosome 1, mOncTor1.1, whole genome shotgun sequence:
actcaagtccaagtggatcaaagacctcaacataaatccagttacactgaacctgatagaaatgaaagtgggaagtagtcttgaacacattggcaaaGGAGACTACTTCAAAATAGAATACCAGTAGACACTGAGGTTGACAATTAATAAATCGGATCTCCTGAAGCTGAAAACTTTCTATAAGGCAAACATTTTAATGTTAATAAGTTAAGACAAAActacagcatacagaatgggaaaagagcttaaccaactccacatctgacagagggattatctccaaaatatataatgaagcCAAGAAAATAGAtgtcaaaataccaaataattcaattgaaaaaatgggctatagatctcaacagagaattctcaacagaaaaatctcaaatggccaaaagacatttaaggaattgctcaacatccttagccatcagggaaatgaaaatcaaaacaactctgagataccatcttacacctgtcagaatggctaagatgagaAACACTGAtcacagcttatattggagaggatgtggagtaagggggtACACTCCTCTACTGATGGTGGAAGtttcaaacttgtacagccacttgggaaatcaatatggtggtttctcagaaatttgggaatcaatttacctcaagacctagctatactaATCTTGGtatatacccaagtaatgctcagtcataccacaaggacacatactatgtccacagcagcattattcataatagccaggctAGATAATGAGGGCTCAAAGAAGGAGGCATGGAtttcccagggaaggggaaatagaagagatctccagGTAAACTGGGGGCAAAGAAGGGGTGATGGAGGATGGAAACTTGAGGGAGCATGTTGCATAGGCTGGGTGTGGGATGTGGGTTGGATGCATGAGGAGGGGGAGAGTAACAATAGAGATGTCTTGATAGGGGGACCATTTTTGGGTTGGgggaaacctggtgccagggaaacccccaggattccacaaggatgatcccagctaagactcctagcaataatggagagggtgcctggcCTGgtcatctactgtaatcagattggtgacttccctaattgtcatcagagatacttTGTCTAGTAActgctggaagcagatgcagagatccacagccaagcactgggctgaatGCCTGGAGTgatgaaaggaaggagggattgtatgagccggGGAGTTGCATATGTGTGGGGTCAGGACCATGACAGGGGAACTGACAGATACAGCTTATCTGAGTTTGTGGGAGCTTATGGATTCTGGACCAACAGTTATGGAGCCTTGGGACCTATCTAagtcctctgcatgtgtgtggcagTAGCATAGCTTGATTTcattgtaaggctcctagcagtgagatcaggacctgtccctggcatttcactggcttttgggaacctgttccccatgctggattaccttacccagccttgaggcaaggggaggaGCTAGGTCCTGCCTGACTTGATGTGCCATACTTTGTTCAAGCCTATGGGAGGCCTTCCTTTCTCTGAATAGAGATGAAAGAGGAGTGGAAAGGGTGGGGGGGTAGATGTGAAGTAAGGGGGAATGGGGAGGAaatgagggagggggaactgaggtCAGTGttacaataaatgaaaaaaatattatttaaataaaataaaaaaataagccttgAGCTCTCTTTGTTAAATAAATTAGTATTTCAATCTTACAAGATATGGTGATGTATTGTCTAAAGTGGATCTATAAGGAAACTTCTACTGATTTGGCCATCACACAATGGagttatacaaagaaacagaCATTGTATCACATAACTATACAAGTATTTCAGcttaatatgaaatttaaaaataatatttaggaGATCAAAATGCTAACCTAATTTTATCATTATGCATTGGGTACATATACTAAATTATCATCCTGTACCCTATAATATcttaattaaaatgattaatGAAAACTAATTATTGTGATAAAGTCTGATTTTGATATCTATTTTCTAACTGGGCTGTGGATTCTGTGGGAGAAAGACTTCTCTGTTCTCTGTATTACTGTAGTGAAAATTTTGGAATATATTAAATCTTTACAGTGCTTTTTGAAAGAATTAGCATAGCTATTTGGTTGTCTATGGGCCAGTAATGATGACATCTTTCTGAAGTTTACagaatcatgaactcacagcagctatgttTCCCTGCACTAGACCTACACAAACTCAGGACACACAGCATTCCAGCATAGATGGGGGGACTTTTACAAATGTGCTTTTATAGGATGGTTCTCAGACATGGGGAGAAAGAATTACAGCATGAGTTTCTTCACAGAAACTAAAGAAGTATGCAGTGAATCCCAGGGAAAGGAAACCATGAAGTAGAATGAGCCCATGGGGCGCCTCATCCTCTGGGGTCTACATCATCTCCATCTGGGGTTTCTAATGAAGAGATTTCAGAAGGCCCGAGGCAGGTCTTTCCACATATGCTCTGTATCCTTGAGAAGAAGCCCTCCACTCCTCAGCCATCTTCTTCAGAAAGACACCAAAGAACAACCTGTGTGCTTGTAAGTAAAGCTGTTGCATTCAGGAAAACAATATACTTTACCTCTGAGATTTCTTGTAAGAATTAAAAGATTCTGTTAACTTCATGCAAGTCTTCTTGATTCCTAAGGAAATCCAGGAAAATCAGAAATTTGTAACTTTGCCCGATCTATTCTGAGTTTATTTGTGCTACGTCACAATTGTCTTGCTGCATTGTACAGGTAAATGCTCTCTTACAATTCAGAGTTTTCTGGGTAGTTTTGGAACATTCAAAACTGAATCTAATGTCAGCTGCGCTCCTACCCTATATGCACTGCTCCCATCACTGCCATCTTCCTTTGCCATTATCATACACCTCCCATATTCTGTTGCTTGCTATCACATTGATTCTTTACAAATGCTGCCATTTTTAACCCCCACGTACAATTGCTGACCTACCAAACTTCTTAAAAGTGGAATGTCACGTACTCATTTGGAAAACTTAGTGTAGTTGATGGCAAAAGTTTCATGGGACCTAGGATTGCCCAGAATTCTAACAGTTTTGGTGAATCATTAGCCAGGGAGGAGACGACTCAAGATATAGCTCAGCATAGACTCTTTAATACTGTGTTATAGTTATATTTATATTGAGAATGCTCCATACTCCGTTCTGGTTGGTTGTGTGTCTTAATTCCTCATACATACATTATGTTTGAAACTGCTCAGGTACAGATGAACTTTTAACATTGTAAATGGACCATCTCAGAATCATTGCATATACTGTTCACTACACATATGAAATTCCATAACCATTTTCACctatttcaaatttaaatatttattaatttattgctAATTTTATTTAGGAAGAAATAAGCAAACATCTCATTCATTGTTTATCAAATTTGTGAATATAAATAATATGGAATGCCTTTATTGTTTTTACATtgttatttgtattatttctataaaatagaGGCTTTCAGCATGGTATTGTCACACAGGAATACAGTgtatttttatattctctctttATCTGTTCTTATCACTTTTGCTGGTGTATTAGTCATACTTTCCTAAAACACATAGCCTTATGCTCATTCTTATGTTTTCATATGCTTCTAAAATGATTccacaagggaaagaaaacatgtgATTTGCATCTTTCTGAATTTGGCTTAATTCACttagtatattattattattattatttttaataaagtatcATCCTAGTGTAATTCTTCATTTCATGACTGGTCCCTTAAGGCATTATTGCGGTTGGTCCCTTAGTTTTCttactctattttcttttctttttttctttttcttttttttttttcagagctgaggactgaacccagggccttgtgcttgctaggcaaacgttctaccactgagttaaattccAACCCCTCTTACTCCATTTTAAATAAGCCATTTCAACAGCTATTACCTTCAGAAATGTTCACTAGGGAAGGGACCCACTTTGGGCTGAGTGCATCAAAAATAAGTATATACATCTTTGCAGGACACTCAGCTGAAAATATTGAAGTTTGAATTTAATATGTCAACTTTCCAGAACACCACAACTTCTTCCATCATTTTCCTGCTCACTGGTGTGCCCGGGCTGGAAGCCTTCCACTCCTGGATCTCCATTCCCTTCTGCTTTCTCTATGCAACTGCCCTCTCAGGGAACAGCCTGATTCTCTTTGCCATTATCACTCAGCCCAGCCTCCACGAGCCCATGTATTATTTCCTCTCCATGTTGTCCACCACTGACCTCGGGCTGTCCATATCCACTCTGGCCACCATGTTGGGGATATTCTGGTTCAATGCCAGAGAGATCAGCTTCAATGCCTGCTTGTCCCAGATGTTTTTCATTCAACTCTTCACTGTCATGGAATCCTCAGTGCTGTTGGCCATGGCTTTTGATCGTTATGTGGCCATCTCTAATCCCCTTAGATATGCTTCtgtcttaactgatgttaaaATAGTAGTGATTGGAGTAGCAATCATTACGCGTGGAACCCTGATACAGACTCCCCTGGCAGTGCTCCTGAAAAGATTGTCCTACTGTAGCAGCCATGTGCTCCACCACTCCTACTGCTTCCACCCCGATGTCATGAAGCTCTCATGCACAGACACCAGGGTCAACAGTGCAGTTGGGCTCACTGCCCTGATCTCCACTGCTGGAGTGGACTCTGTCTTCATCATCCTTTCCTATGTCTTGATCATAAGAACTGTCCTCAGCATTGCCTCcccagaagagaggaagaaagcctTCAGCACGTGCATCTCCCATATTGGGGCTGTGGCTGTGTTCTATATTCCACTGCTCAGTCTGTCCTTTGTTCACAGATTTGGGAAACAAGCTCCCCCATATGTCCATACTCTGATTGCCAATGCCTACCTGCTGATCCCTCCTGTGATGAACCCCATCATCTACAGTGTGAAGACCAAGCAGATACGCAAGGCTGTGTTGAAAATTCTACATTCTGGAATGGCAAAGAGTTAGCTGGTTGTTTCACAcatgttttttactctttgtcaCTTTGAGGATGAGGAAAGTGACTTTTAAAGAGGTTACAATGTTGAGAGCTATGCCTGTGTTGAGAGTTAGCAAAGCCATAGATTTATTTGCAAGAAAGATGGTATGATCCAAGAAAGACTAAGGTAAACTTCAGATTTTCAATATATCAGTGTTCCCTAAAATGCCATCATATTAGTGATATTTCATAGAGTGAAAGCTTTCAATAATGTTGATAACCAATGTCTCATTAAAGACTTCCAATGTGGATttatcacttatttttttaaattgtaagaggGAATGTGTCTGCTCATTGACTTAAATTTCTTCCTTACTGAGAGAAATAGCATCATATCTATTCATAAGTGAGAATAATATTTGTTATCATGCCAAATTACCAAATTTAAGTATCTAGATATAACTTGATGCCCAGGCTTGTCCATTATTACTTAATTGTATAAATACCTCTACTTTATCTCTTTTTCTATGAGTCTCAGTCCTCTTATTGAACAGGTAATGTTGCCATCAGGAATGTAACATTTTGGTCAAACATTCATATTTTCATCTCTTCAGAGAAGATTTTTATGTATGCCACCtatgaaaaataacttttattgaGAGTGGGTTGTGGGGGTAgctggaggtgggaagagggagggggggatctgtggttggtatataaaatgaatagaaaatttcttaataatacaaaagaaagatatttatttgaagatgaaaaataaaggaaaaataacttttaaattcaaCTCTTTTATATAGTTTATATTCACAGCCctgcataaactgggtatggtgtATACCCCTGCACTCCCAGTACTGCTCTGTTAAAGGGAAGAAGACCAGAAGTTCAGATAGATCAttcaggttgttttgagacatcaaagaaaagtaaattatttgGAGATGATTTTTACCCAAGACAAAGGCAGATTTATCTAGTTGCAATTGTAATATTATATGACCTAATAAACaagtgtaaaaatattttttctctttctttttatttattctgtgggTCTTTCACATCGTGTATCTTGATCTTTCATTTTCCCGTTCCTTGGCATCTGTCCTCTGGCCCTGcatttcccccaaaataaaacaaaatttaatagaaaaaaaggaaaaaaaaaaaaaaaacccgggaAAATTAAAAACCTCCTCATGGAATCTgttgtgtgacacagtgagtcacgcagtaaaccccCTTGTGCACTTTGCGTActcacaaatgttcattgcaaagagtcattggtctggttcgacgcctctggtttctgttacaTTATTGATGCtgagccctcactgggactctttttgggtatcctgttgttgccctgtattgtggagatcctacagctttgggtctgtaggtcaggtcccttcacatgctctagcagatcataggtggggtggatgttggggccaGCCAAGTTataatcctggttctgggcctgggcagctgcagggttGGTCTGCTCACCAGTTCTTTGTCTTCAACACCTGGTTGAGCTCTCTAGCATTGTCCGGGCTAATTCACCTCTTGCAGCAATGAgcgaggggtggggccagttctcttgctttCACCCTCTCAGGTTTGGCTCTCCAGCAACTACACCattagggtcagctctactgtgtttccCCGGTAAGGTACAGAGGCCACTCTcctagtgctgcagctggtgagggccaGGGACAGCCCTCCTGCTCTGGTGGCTTCAGGGCCAGTTCTTACACCTGCCTCACGCATTAATGGATGGTAGGGAGAGTAGGGAAGCTCTCCCCCATCCATGCCACTAcaggatagatggatgatggtgACAGCTCTCCCTTGTTGACTAGTTCGGAGCTGGCTCACCCACAACTGCACCAACAAGGACTccattgtgttgcccaggcaaggtacaggTCCCGTTCTCCCGATTTTTGCAGTTGGTGGGGGTCAGGGATAGCTCTCCTGTTCTTATGACcacaaggccagctctcccatctgcctcagaCATTGATGGgcaggagaaaaataattttcatatgcattttgtatttgttttggaTCCTTCTCCAGGAAAAATTTTAGTTAGTGAGTATATCTCTGAGAGTTTAGATTGGAAGGTAGAAATCGTATCCTTGATGAACACAGGGATTATTTAATTCAACACATTGGACAGCAGGCATTAGAGGACAAAAAAAATGCAAAGGGaatggaaacaataaaataataactggGATGTTTCTTCTCTATAGTTTCTTTGAGAACAAAGTGAAGATTTTAGCATCATTAAGATCTTTTAATAGTAATTTTCCCCAGAGCTAAGGCTACATCCTGTAATTGTATGTTATTGTCAGGTCCATCCTTGTACTTCAGGGACTTAGATAATGGGTCATCTAGAGTCAAGACCCAACTTCAGAAGAAGAGGTATTTCCTTATTACAGTTCATTTGTCATGAGTGAAAAGAGGATTTTCCATGGATATAGACTTGAGTTGttaaaaaggaaacaggaggaCCTCATCTACTTTCCTCTCCTtaaatacttttataaatatatttatataggtATAAATATATGACtatctttatataaatataaacacatagatatatttatataaatatatagatataaatataaatatataagagaAAGGCCTTTTATAttgtggggatagagagaaacctggtgtcaGGGAAACTTCCTGGagtccataaggatgaccccagctaagactcctagtaatagtggagaaGGTCCTTgagctggccttctcctgtaatcagattggtgactactctgTCATCCTAGAACCTTTGTCCAGCAACTGGtggacagatacagagatccacaaccaagctctgggccaagctcctggagtccaattgaagagagagaggagggattatgtaAGCAAGGGGTGTCAAGATCACGAAGTGGAAACCCAGAGACAGATGACCTGAGCTTGCGGGAGCTTACAGACTCTAGACTGATAGCCAGGGAGCCTCCATGCAATAGAAATAGGCAccctgcatgtgggtgacagttgtgtagcttggtatatTTGTGGttcccctagcagtgggaccaggatctgtccctggcatatgagctggctgtttggaacctattccttatggtgaatattacctgagtaaatatgAAGTTcaaagcaaacaacttccaatactaagaaatgacagaaacagttgcTTGTACAGTCATTCATGGTTTCTTATAATGTTGGGCCATCCATCTTTGGCTTACAGTCCTAGAATAtgtgacagacttatctgtgaagcaggacttggcagtcattttcttttgtgttctgtttgtccAATTTAGACAACATGCTGTCAACAGTTGagtcaagggcagtttcttgcccagtggctaacctttgtcaaaaagaaagtaaattccatatggatttcttcaatgcctatatcttctctgaaatagattggtgctgccataggcagacatgtctcattgccaTAAACTGTTGTGGGGTGTTCaggtatgtcaaatgtgttgctctaattggttaaaataaaacacttattggccaggagtcaggcaggaagtataggtgggacaaagagtgaggagaagtctgggaagtggaaggtggaggtggggagacactgccagctgccgccatgacattcaagatgtaaggtactggtaagccatgagccatgtggcaagttatagattaatagaaatgggttaatttaagatagaagtagataacaagaagcctgccacagccatacagtttataagtaatataatcgtttgagtgattattttatacctgggttgtgggactgtgggggcttggtggaacctggagagaagatctccaactacaataaaagtctaatattattaaaacatcttaaatatcatattctgtagatcttagAAGTGTTTCAAggccacctgtctatctaaaatatatctcttgtTTTGacctgaaaacatacctaacatggctacaagtttgattgtaataagtGACTAACTACCGACTTGTATTTCTTTACTATcctaactttcaaggactaaaatttatattactttgttaaatgagctgcataggtacaataccttaaacaagagtagaaatatctGTGTAGTATGTTCTAACACAAATAACCTTAAATctatatcagtatacaaaaatatcttagacaaaagtagaaacatatacagtataacctcaaatttgtatcaatatgcaaaaatccataccaatataaaatatttaagactagtagttgttttttttaatttaaaaaattagattcaacaatctacccttttatactattatttctgtatcccctctttttcttttcagaatgagatccctgaatctaatctcctgtgttcagcttttttcctgatcattactAATAACAACTTTGTaaccaacccctcccccccaaaatgatgacaaatatctatAACTCACTCAATGACCAAAAACTAcacactccacctcttgggaatgtgggcactgTGTTCTTTAGATTgagatctcagcccttttggatggaggaatagAAGAGATTGGAGGTCACTGGTGGcttctccactgcttctctgatcattcaggtccttaccccaatatctggctcctgattttttattgataaaagataattagataaacacatcACCATATAAATATTCTGAATTATGACATTGAATCCTACAGGTGCACGCATGGACAATAAGCAGTaagagtgtgtctgtctgttatAATGCTTGTATTTGATATCTGTTTGCCCTCTGGGGTTTTAAAGCTATGAGTAGGAGATTCTGTTTCCCCCTCCTATATTATCGGGGCTAATCTCTGCAATTAACATGTACATACTTACAGTGTTTtatgaaagaattaataaagattaTTTGTTTCCTGCATCCTGCTCAGGGATATttgtggaggaagagaaagatagtAAGAGCCAGAAAAACAAGGAATCTTCTATGAGACTATATCTGTCAGAAATGACCAGAAAGACTCACCCACAATACACATTTCAACAATATGTTTGCCTAAATAAAAAGTATAGTACCAATAGAAATGTTGCACAAAAGGGAGAAATAGACAGCTAACATAGCCTCACCCATAGAcagctacaggcaactaagaaattcTGAGAATTTGAGAAATAGTTTTTCTCAGTGATGAGTGTGCCAATAGTTTTTCCAACACCAAACAGTCAACTCTGAAATCATGTATGTACAAGTAACAATGAATGAATGCTCTGATTGTATTCATATTTTCAGGCATACATATAGTTATGtgaaataataacaattaatgaaaaagtgaTCATAATTTTGACAGGGAGCAAGTGGAGGGGTGTGtgggaggaactggagggagGAATAGGAGGGGAAATGAGataattgcattttaattaaaaataataaaaatagaaaaagatgaaTTGGTTGCAGgtaaaaaagaagtgaaaagtttcaacaaaatcatagaattgAATTTAATACAAGAGGAAGATACATTTACCTGCTGGGTTGGGCAGTAGTGTGGGGATGAGGAGTGAGTGAGGTGGTAGATAAAGATTCTGTccttatttggggacattttcttagaGCATGGGTGAAATAATTAGAATACTAGTCTCTTCAAAGAAACTATGAAATGAAGTAGATGGAAAGGAAACCAGAAAATAGAAAGAGCCCCTGGGATTCCCCACCCTCTGTGGTCCTCTGTCATCAGTGTGTGGGAAGTCTCACTCTCTGGGGTCTGTGTCTTCTCCTTGAGGAGTTTTCTAACAAGGAGATTTCAGAATCTGAGACACAACTCCTGATATATGCTCCCTACCACTTCCCCAGTTCCTCAACCCACATCtgaaaaggaaggcaggaaagaacaCATCTGTGTGATTTGTA
Protein-coding regions in this window:
- the LOC118570477 gene encoding olfactory receptor 51F2-like; this encodes MSTFQNTTTSSIIFLLTGVPGLEAFHSWISIPFCFLYATALSGNSLILFAIITQPSLHEPMYYFLSMLSTTDLGLSISTLATMLGIFWFNAREISFNACLSQMFFIQLFTVMESSVLLAMAFDRYVAISNPLRYASVLTDVKIVVIGVAIITRGTLIQTPLAVLLKRLSYCSSHVLHHSYCFHPDVMKLSCTDTRVNSAVGLTALISTAGVDSVFIILSYVLIIRTVLSIASPEERKKAFSTCISHIGAVAVFYIPLLSLSFVHRFGKQAPPYVHTLIANAYLLIPPVMNPIIYSVKTKQIRKAVLKILHSGMAKS